Below is a genomic region from Lemur catta isolate mLemCat1 chromosome 15, mLemCat1.pri, whole genome shotgun sequence.
TGGGATGGGAGAACGCAGCTGAGTCCAGCTCAGCAGTACTGGCCTTTATCAACCTGCTGAGCTTAAAGGGACTCATATGTGGAGAGTGGGAGCCTCAATGGCATCCTTGTGTCCCCAGTCCTGGCTGGACACTCGCCTGGCCTGGAATGCCAGTGTGTACCCACGGCACGCAGTCACACTGCCCTGGGACTCACTCTGGACGCCCAGACTCACCATCCTGGAGGCGTAAGTGAGGCGGGAGTTCTTGTCTGAGGAACATGCCATGCACgtccctcctccttttccccatCTAGAGCCTGGAGGCTCTTAGTGAGTCTTCCCCCTGGCAGTCCTGCCACGCTACCAGTTCGCTTCCACTGCCTTGCGTTCCCCTTTCCCCGCCGGAACCCTGATGCCAGCTGGGATTGGAGGTGGGATGTCAGGGTCTCCCTCACCCCAGTCCAAGAAAGGGCTGGGCCTCTGGCTTTGGTACCTCTCCCCGCAGGCTCTGGGTAGACTGGAGGGACGAGAGCCTGCAGGCCCGAGTGCACCAGGACGGCCTCGTTGAGCTCACCCTGGCCCTCACCACGGAGACCAACTGCAACTTTGACCTCCTCCACTTCCCCCGGGACCAGAGCCACTGCAGACTTAGCTTCTACGCTCTCAGCAACAATGGTGCTGacagggtggggctgaggggtgaggggaggggccTCCCAGGTCTGAGTTCACATATGCTTAGAGAACAGCATTTGCTTCCCAGCCTGCACCTCCCATGCAAACAGcagcccatctcctcctcctctgctctcagCTGGCCTCATGGGCTCCCTCTAGGGTCACAGTTCCAAACTTGGATTTCGCAGCAGGTCCACCATCTTGTGCATCTGGGGCATTTCAGTCGTCTCTCCTCCCCAGAGCAACTGCTCTCAACAGCCAGGGCTGCACTGTAGTGGCCAGGCCCCCTGCATCAAGGCCAGAGGCTTTGGCCTCATTCCTGGAAACCTGAAGGTGTAGTCACCCAGTAAATATCCCATAAACCCATCAGGTGACATCTAACTTGGCAGAGAAGTCCTCCCCTTCCCGTACCCCTCCTCTCCATGACAGACCGCAGCCGCTGCCCCATGGACCCTAATATTTCAGGTGTGAGATGATACACTGGTGGATGAATCTGTGACCACTTCCCCATCCATGAAGTGGTGAAAAGgccatttatttttacaatgaaaattcATCTATGGATCTGATAAAGGCCTTCCTTTAACTGGAGACAATTTGGCATGCTGCAAAACCCCAAAGGAGTTGGGAAGCTTTGGGAAGCCCTCCTATGAACCAGTTTTGTCTCCAAGTCTGCCCCCCAGGAACCATGAGAAGTCTACATCAACCCTGGGCTCCAGTTTGCTCCTGGCCCTACTCCCAGGAGAGATTTGGGGGCAGGGATCTCTTTTTCCTAGTTCAAGGTTTTCACTCCCACCCCTCAGTGACGGAGCTGGAGTTCCAGGTGCACGCTGTGAACGAGATTGTGAGTGTCAAGAGGGAATATGTAGTTTATGATTTGGCAACCCAAGTCCCACCCTGGCAGCTGGTGCCCTGCTTCCAGCTGACGGTGAGTCAAATCACGATGAGGCTGACAGCGGGTCaatggagggaggggtggggggataCAGAGCCAGAGGCACAACCCCACACTCCTGCTGCCCACCCCACACCGCCCCCTGGAAAGCCCTGGCTTTTCCCCCTCCAGTTGAGCCTGAAGAACACAGCGTTAAAGTCCATCATAGCTCTGCTGGTGCCTGCGGAGGCGCTCCTGCTGGCTGACGTGTGTGGGGGGCTGCTGCCCCTCCAGGCCACCGAGCGCATTGCCTATAAGGTGACGCTGCTGCTGGGCTACCTCGTCTTCCACTCCTCCCTGGtgcaggccctgcccagctcctcGTCCTGCAACCCACTGCTCAGTAAGCCCTACCCCTCCCCCGGGCCAAGGCAGGACCACTCCACCTGGCTGGCCCCGTCTGGCCCACCTGCCGTCACCCAAGCCAGGGTGCCTCTGCTCAGCTCGCTGGGCACCAGAGACACAGGCCTGGCCCCTGACCATCCCTCCCTCCTACCTCCAGTTTATTTCTTCAccgtcctgctgctgctgctcttcctCAGCACCATGGAGACCGTGCTGCTGGCCGGGCTGCTGGCCCGGGGCACCCTTGGGGCCAagagcagccccagcccagcctcgaGAGGAGAACAGCGAGATCATGAGAACCCAGGGCCAAACCCTGAAGGTGGGAAGGGGCTAAGCCTGGCTATGCGGGTTGGTGAGGAATAAGGCCTAGGAGCAAGTTTgaaggggcagagctggcaggCTGCATGCGGAGGGCTGGGGTCAGGGCTCGGGGGTGGCTAGGTGTGTGTAGCATTCACCCTGCTGACTCTGCTATCCCTGGGCCCCATGTCCTCCCTTGGAAGAAGCAGGTCTGGAGCAGGGAGCAAGCTTGGCCTTCCTAGAAGCCCAGGTGACCTACACTCCCTCCCTGCCAGATGACTCCACACCTTGTAAAGCCTCTCTAAGACGGTGTTTTGTTTGTTCAACTGAACATGGCCTGGAGTGCACTAGACTCAAATTTTCCTTAGTTGAGACTCTAAGGAAGGGAGAGATACCAGCTGACAACCCCTGGTGTTCCCCCTTTTGCTCATGTTGGGGGAGCCGGAAGTACACTTCCATTCCCTGACTCTGCCTGCACAGAAGCCCCCAGAGGCATCAAGGGGTCTAGGAGAAGCTGGCCTGAGACTGCCGACCACATCTTCTTCGTCATGTACGTGGCCGGGGTGGTGTGCAGCCAATTCATCTTCGTTGGCATCTGGGTATGGGCAGCGTGCAAGTCCGACCCAGCCCCTGGAGAGGCCGCACCCCATGGCCGGCAGCCCAGGCCGTAACAGGACAGGGTCTGGGCTGCAGACCTTGGGATGCAGACGGTTCCCCATGGCTGTGGGGAGGGCCATGACAGGGTCtctggagagaggggaggaagagtgGCTCTCTTCCCTAACCCTGGAGGACCCCAAGCCACCCTGAGCTCTCCTTCTGTTAGCATACAAGCTAAATAAACCCATCCCCAAGTGCAAGTGCACCTCAAGAGTCTGTCTTCATTGAGCTCAGCTGTTCACTCTGGTTCCAAGTGGATGGGGCCCTACTTCGTGCCCCTGGCCCCCACTTTGCTCCTTCTCACCATTGTCGTCTTGCAGCGCACACACAGGCAGCCTAGCTGCTCCCTCTGTAACCACTGCTGCTTGGCCCTGGGCCAGGGGGCGTcggtgctgggcactgggggacCGGGGCCTGAGAAGCAGGCCATGGAGGGTGGGTCAGACCTTCTCCAAACACCTCCTGCAGTGTGCTGGACCCCAGAGGGAACAGCAAGCGAGCAGTTCTGTCCCTGGATACCTCGGGGACCCCTGGGAGATGGAACGTCCCCAGACCTCAGGACAGTGGGTGATAGGGAATGTGTTTTCTACACTAAAACCAAGAGAGCCGGTCAACCCTGACTGCTCTTTCTCCAGGTCCTCTGGCTGTTCCTTTGAGCCCTACCCACATTCTAGGCTGAAGGGGGAGTTCTCCATCCCCAGCTCGAGCAGGGTTATTAGGGTTGTTCTGCCTGCCTGTTCTCGGTCCACAGGAGGCAGCTGTGGGTACAGGtctctgtcttccttctctcctttcctgtttCAGAAGCCATCAGGGTCACAAAACCCAAGTTATGAAGGGACCGTAGCATTCTGAGAGAGTGCTGGCTTGGATGGAAATGTGGGCTGCAGGGGAGATGTGGACACCAGGACTAGAGGGCTCAGGGACAGGGCTCCTGGATGAGGCAGTGGAAATGG
It encodes:
- the ZACN gene encoding zinc-activated ligand-gated ion channel, which produces MTVLWLLLHLTSLGLGIPQPSVPGRSFQRPAVAWPSLFKLNLSREVEETIQIPNNSSAPLLVAVQVFVSNVFNVDILRYTVSSMLLLKLSWLDTRLAWNASVYPRHAVTLPWDSLWTPRLTILEALWVDWRDESLQARVHQDGLVELTLALTTETNCNFDLLHFPRDQSHCRLSFYALSNNVTELEFQVHAVNEIVSVKREYVVYDLATQVPPWQLVPCFQLTLSLKNTALKSIIALLVPAEALLLADVCGGLLPLQATERIAYKVTLLLGYLVFHSSLVQALPSSSSCNPLLIYFFTVLLLLLFLSTMETVLLAGLLARGTLGAKSSPSPASRGEQRDHENPGPNPEEAPRGIKGSRRSWPETADHIFFVMYVAGVVCSQFIFVGIWVWAACKSDPAPGEAAPHGRQPRP